In a genomic window of Sutcliffiella sp. FSL R7-0096:
- a CDS encoding bifunctional UDP-sugar hydrolase/5'-nucleotidase has translation MKLKLTILETSDVHGSIMPLNYGNNEAAALGLAKVSTVIKDERKKKEHVLLIDNGDLIQGTPLTYHYVKKQAHLENPMITVLNHLNYDAAVVGNHEFNYGREVLKNAVEASEFPWLSANILDQQSGTPFLGRPYLIKTFGPIKVAVLGVTTHYIPNWENPDHIEKLSFIDALASTERWVSIIKENENPDLLIVSYHGGFERDPSTGEATENLTGENQGYDICSKIKGIDILLTGHQHRSIATSIHDVLVVQPGVNGQMVGKAEVTFENVDSRWQVVSKEADLISVVDSEPDHEVVTLIEEYETATQEWLDLPMGKINGDMLVKNANEIRTQDNALIEFINNVQMKATGATISNTALFHNNSPGFPANVTMRDIVSNYIYPNTLKVIRISGQDIKDALERSASYFIIGSSGELEVNPSFTTPKPQHYNYDMWEGIEYILDIRKPFGERVVKLNRNGNPLDMEVEFDVVMNNYRAGGGGNYPMYRGKEVIQDIPLDMSELIANYIMENKVIDATVNDNWKVIWK, from the coding sequence TTGAAGCTGAAATTAACAATACTCGAAACCAGTGATGTACATGGCTCTATCATGCCCTTAAACTATGGAAACAATGAAGCGGCGGCTCTTGGACTTGCAAAAGTATCAACAGTCATAAAAGATGAACGAAAAAAGAAAGAGCATGTTCTATTAATCGATAATGGGGATCTGATACAAGGAACACCCCTAACCTATCATTATGTTAAAAAACAAGCACACCTGGAAAATCCGATGATCACTGTGTTGAATCATCTGAACTATGATGCTGCTGTAGTCGGAAACCATGAATTTAATTACGGTCGTGAGGTATTAAAGAATGCTGTGGAAGCATCAGAGTTCCCATGGTTATCCGCCAATATTCTCGACCAACAAAGCGGAACACCTTTTTTAGGAAGGCCTTATTTGATTAAAACATTCGGTCCTATAAAGGTGGCGGTCTTAGGGGTAACGACACATTACATACCGAATTGGGAAAACCCTGACCATATCGAAAAGCTCTCTTTTATAGACGCTCTGGCCTCCACCGAAAGATGGGTATCCATCATTAAGGAAAACGAAAACCCTGACTTATTAATTGTCAGCTATCATGGTGGTTTCGAGCGTGACCCGTCTACCGGGGAAGCAACAGAAAACCTTACCGGAGAAAATCAAGGCTATGATATCTGTAGCAAAATAAAGGGAATCGATATCCTTCTGACCGGACATCAGCATCGGTCCATCGCAACATCCATCCATGATGTACTTGTCGTACAGCCTGGGGTGAATGGACAAATGGTAGGGAAAGCGGAAGTTACTTTTGAGAACGTAGATAGTAGATGGCAGGTCGTTTCGAAGGAAGCAGACCTAATATCAGTGGTGGATTCAGAACCAGATCATGAGGTGGTTACACTGATTGAGGAATATGAAACGGCAACACAGGAATGGTTAGATTTGCCGATGGGGAAAATCAACGGCGATATGCTAGTGAAAAATGCCAATGAAATACGTACCCAAGATAATGCCCTAATTGAATTTATCAATAACGTTCAAATGAAGGCTACTGGTGCTACCATATCTAATACAGCTCTTTTTCATAATAATTCTCCTGGATTTCCTGCAAATGTCACCATGAGGGATATCGTTTCAAACTATATTTACCCTAACACGTTGAAGGTAATTCGAATTTCAGGTCAAGATATAAAGGATGCATTAGAGCGTTCCGCCTCTTATTTCATTATCGGCAGCAGTGGGGAATTGGAAGTTAATCCTTCTTTCACCACGCCAAAGCCACAGCACTATAATTACGATATGTGGGAAGGAATCGAGTATATTCTGGATATAAGGAAGCCATTCGGTGAAAGAGTGGTGAAGCTAAATAGGAACGGTAATCCGCTAGATATGGAAGTGGAATTTGATGTGGTGATGAACAATTATCGTGCAGGTGGTGGTGGAAACTATCCCATGTACAGAGGTAAGGAGGTCATACAAGACATCCCACTGGACATGTCCGAATTAATCGCGAACTATATAATGGAAAACAAAGTGATCGATGCAACTGTAAATGACAATTGGAAGGTGATTTGGAAATAG
- a CDS encoding MarR family transcriptional regulator, with amino-acid sequence MAERHELDTSLKLFIVLSRAFRAVNDQANQSIQSFNLNPTEFAVLELLYHKGDQPLQQIGGKILLASGSITYVVDKLESKGLLARKACPKDRRVTYAQITEDGKKLLQEIFPKHEQHIHGLLHGLTQQEKEQAIELIKKLGLNVTATSKK; translated from the coding sequence ATGGCAGAAAGACATGAGCTTGATACTTCATTAAAGCTATTTATCGTTCTATCACGAGCTTTTCGCGCAGTAAACGATCAAGCAAACCAATCCATTCAAAGTTTCAACTTAAACCCGACTGAATTTGCAGTACTTGAACTTCTTTATCATAAAGGCGATCAGCCACTTCAGCAAATTGGTGGAAAAATATTATTGGCAAGTGGCAGTATTACCTATGTGGTAGACAAGTTAGAGAGCAAAGGGCTTCTTGCCCGAAAAGCCTGTCCAAAAGACAGAAGGGTAACGTATGCACAAATCACTGAGGATGGTAAAAAGCTGCTCCAGGAAATCTTCCCGAAGCATGAACAGCACATCCACGGCCTGCTCCACGGCTTAACGCAACAAGAAAAAGAACAAGCCATCGAACTAATCAAAAAGCTAGGACTCAACGTAACAGCAACATCAAAAAAATGA
- a CDS encoding M3 family oligoendopeptidase produces the protein MRFEDFSYTRPNVDEVEQKFMAALDRFEAAGTAGEQEKAIQEINDIRNHLSSDFNLVYIRHSIDTNDEFYKEEQDFLDEIEPLTKSWDTKFYKALVKSPFRTELEAKWGTQLFALAECELKTFDDSIIEDLQLENKLSTKYSKLVASAKIVFNGEELTLAQLDPFTESEDREVRKQASEAKFGFFQDNQEEFDEIFDQLVKVRTKMAKKLGYENFVELGYARMTRTDYNAEMVAKFRDQVKESIVPLVGKLAERQQERIGVDALKYYDEGFKFKSGNAKPKGTPEWIIENGKQMYEELSEETKEFFQFMIDKNLMDLVAKKGKEAGGYCTYIPTYKTPYIFSNFNGTSGDIDVLTHEAGHAFQVYMSREFDVPEYNWPTYEACEIHSMSMEFFTWPWMKLFFKEDTEKYKFSHLSGAISFLPYGVAVDEFQHFVYENPEATPAERSKAWREIEKKYLPGRDYEENSYLESGRFWQRQGHIYRSPFYYIDYTLAQICALQYWKLSQENAEAAWKSYLELCKQGGSKSFVDLVKFAGLRSPFEDGCVESVVGEIESYLNDVNDKAL, from the coding sequence ATGAGATTTGAGGATTTTAGTTATACTCGTCCGAATGTGGATGAGGTGGAGCAGAAGTTTATGGCTGCTTTGGATAGGTTTGAGGCGGCAGGTACTGCAGGAGAGCAGGAGAAGGCAATCCAGGAGATCAATGATATTCGAAATCATTTAAGCTCCGACTTTAATTTGGTTTATATTCGCCATTCCATTGATACGAATGATGAGTTTTACAAAGAGGAGCAAGATTTCCTGGATGAGATCGAGCCTCTTACTAAATCTTGGGATACAAAATTCTATAAAGCTCTAGTTAAATCACCGTTTCGCACAGAATTAGAAGCGAAATGGGGGACGCAACTTTTCGCGCTAGCGGAATGTGAATTAAAAACATTTGACGATTCCATTATCGAGGACCTGCAGCTTGAAAATAAGCTCAGTACGAAATACTCCAAACTGGTCGCTTCTGCAAAAATCGTTTTTAACGGGGAAGAGCTGACACTTGCTCAATTAGACCCTTTTACAGAGTCGGAAGACCGTGAAGTCCGTAAACAGGCAAGTGAAGCAAAGTTCGGTTTCTTCCAGGATAACCAGGAAGAATTTGATGAAATCTTTGACCAACTTGTAAAAGTACGTACCAAGATGGCGAAAAAACTTGGCTACGAAAACTTCGTGGAGCTTGGCTATGCACGAATGACACGTACGGATTATAATGCGGAAATGGTGGCGAAATTCCGTGATCAAGTGAAGGAGTCCATTGTGCCTCTTGTAGGAAAACTGGCCGAAAGACAGCAGGAACGTATTGGTGTCGATGCCCTGAAGTATTATGATGAAGGGTTTAAATTTAAATCTGGAAACGCAAAACCTAAAGGGACTCCGGAATGGATCATTGAAAATGGAAAGCAGATGTATGAAGAGCTTTCCGAGGAAACAAAGGAGTTCTTCCAATTTATGATTGATAAGAACCTGATGGACCTTGTTGCGAAGAAAGGGAAAGAGGCCGGTGGATACTGCACGTATATCCCAACCTATAAAACACCTTATATCTTCTCGAACTTTAATGGTACTAGCGGTGATATTGATGTTCTTACTCATGAAGCGGGACATGCTTTCCAAGTGTATATGAGCCGTGAATTTGATGTGCCGGAGTATAACTGGCCAACTTACGAAGCGTGTGAGATTCACTCCATGAGCATGGAATTTTTCACTTGGCCGTGGATGAAATTGTTCTTCAAGGAAGATACCGAGAAGTACAAATTCTCACATTTGAGTGGGGCCATTTCATTTCTTCCGTACGGGGTGGCAGTAGATGAATTCCAGCACTTCGTGTATGAAAATCCTGAAGCGACTCCTGCTGAAAGAAGCAAGGCATGGAGGGAAATAGAGAAGAAATACTTGCCTGGCCGTGATTATGAGGAAAACTCTTATTTGGAATCAGGGAGATTTTGGCAGCGACAAGGCCATATTTACCGTAGTCCTTTCTATTATATCGATTACACACTTGCTCAGATATGTGCATTGCAATATTGGAAGTTGTCTCAAGAAAATGCTGAAGCAGCGTGGAAATCTTATTTGGAACTTTGCAAACAAGGCGGTAGCAAGTCATTTGTAGACTTGGTGAAATTTGCAGGCCTTCGTTCACCATTTGAGGATGGGTGTGTAGAGTCGGTTGTAGGTGAAATCGAGTCTTATTTAAATGATGTAAATGATAAAGCATTATAA
- a CDS encoding UDP-N-acetylmuramoyl-L-alanyl-D-glutamate--2,6-diaminopimelate ligase: MKTNVLFSNVSTLKVYGEYPLSVSNIFSDSRQVTTDSVFVCIKGYTVDGHRYIASAIEKGASVIVVQDLPEHMDERVCYVHVRDTERALGQLANMFFDYPSTKLRIVGVTGTNGKTTVSSVINNVMRREGYKTGLSGTIEIDIDGEKFESKNTTSDVLTMQRMLKDMVEAGVTDVVMEVSSHGLILGRLAGVEFQNGVFTNLTQDHLDFHGTMEHYKNAKGLLFAQLGQDLRKDKAAILNADDEASNDYITMTSARIITYGIKKDADFKARDIKFFENKTSFTLETNFGEFEMEIPFVGEFNVYNILSVICVLWDKGMPFERILNHLKETPPPSGRMQTLATGDKRTVIIDYAHTEDAIGKVLDSIRMFSKHKIISIIGTGGGRDKDKRPKMGRIATEKSEYVIFTTDNPLDEPGEEIVEGMAAGAVHDKFECIPDREQAIIRAVEVAGEGDVILIAGKGHENYQLIGKESVPFDEKEITLKAVKAFPLSETIPTT, from the coding sequence GTGAAGACGAATGTTTTATTTTCCAATGTTTCAACTCTAAAAGTGTATGGAGAGTATCCTCTTTCCGTTTCTAATATATTTTCTGATTCTAGACAAGTGACTACGGATTCCGTTTTTGTCTGCATTAAAGGCTATACGGTGGACGGACACCGCTACATTGCATCTGCCATTGAAAAAGGTGCCAGTGTCATTGTGGTGCAGGACCTACCAGAACATATGGACGAGCGTGTTTGTTATGTGCATGTAAGGGACACGGAAAGAGCACTGGGCCAACTAGCAAATATGTTCTTTGACTATCCTTCCACTAAACTGCGTATTGTAGGGGTTACCGGGACTAACGGGAAAACGACGGTATCAAGTGTCATCAATAATGTCATGAGAAGAGAAGGATATAAAACCGGCCTGAGCGGTACGATTGAAATTGATATTGATGGGGAAAAATTCGAGAGCAAGAATACGACTAGCGATGTTCTTACCATGCAACGTATGCTAAAAGATATGGTAGAAGCCGGTGTGACGGATGTGGTAATGGAAGTATCCTCACATGGTTTGATCCTAGGACGACTCGCAGGGGTGGAATTCCAGAACGGTGTGTTTACCAACCTTACACAGGATCATCTTGATTTCCATGGTACGATGGAGCATTACAAAAATGCAAAAGGCTTGCTTTTTGCTCAGCTTGGACAAGATCTTCGCAAGGATAAAGCAGCTATTCTAAATGCTGATGATGAGGCAAGCAATGATTATATCACGATGACAAGTGCAAGAATCATCACATATGGTATCAAGAAGGACGCGGATTTCAAAGCAAGGGATATTAAGTTCTTTGAGAACAAAACATCCTTTACCCTTGAAACGAACTTTGGAGAGTTTGAGATGGAAATTCCATTTGTCGGAGAATTCAATGTGTATAATATACTTTCCGTAATTTGTGTTCTTTGGGATAAAGGTATGCCATTTGAAAGGATATTGAACCATCTTAAAGAAACGCCTCCACCAAGTGGTCGCATGCAGACATTGGCTACAGGTGATAAGCGGACTGTCATCATTGATTACGCACATACCGAAGATGCAATCGGCAAGGTATTGGACAGCATTAGGATGTTTTCCAAACATAAGATAATCTCCATTATCGGTACAGGTGGCGGAAGAGACAAAGACAAACGTCCGAAGATGGGTAGAATTGCTACCGAGAAATCTGAATATGTCATTTTTACTACGGACAACCCATTAGACGAACCTGGTGAGGAAATTGTAGAAGGTATGGCGGCAGGAGCCGTTCATGATAAATTCGAATGCATACCAGACCGCGAGCAGGCAATCATCCGTGCAGTGGAGGTTGCAGGAGAAGGGGATGTCATCCTCATTGCAGGTAAGGGGCATGAGAACTATCAATTGATTGGGAAAGAATCTGTCCCGTTTGATGAAAAAGAAATCACACTAAAAGCAGTTAAAGCCTTTCCATTATCTGAAACGATTCCGACAACATAG